From Manduca sexta isolate Smith_Timp_Sample1 chromosome 21, JHU_Msex_v1.0, whole genome shotgun sequence, the proteins below share one genomic window:
- the LOC115451322 gene encoding 50S ribosomal protein L1, with protein sequence MASTLFRCILNNAVSVYKTNTTNLRTIHTNTAYYAARKGTRAKARAKKVKVEVTKVGFIPHNQRGRKEVTQVRDRHADDSYKPLPVDDVYLLKYYRWVVYTVEDAVKAHQETHHPTMFNVPDALVYAKIEFNMEAAKKNRYIDGFVKLSLLPHPFPRDEERTILVFCKNPDLARDTVAAGATMAGGGEIIKKIQDGQIKLSDYDYIVAHPNILTELVPIRGLMKKRFPNVRSGTLDPNLTELVKKFAGGIQYRLMKDEVQPNYGCIEVPIGRLNMEPKQIADNVDVLLKDMQLMRPRRDGLFITRCLIKSPPSKEIFKIDPFVYVDRELSKEVQEDSDDEDEPAAAASKA encoded by the exons ATGGCAAGTACATTATTTC gttgtattttaaataacgctGTATCAGTTTATAAAACCAATACGACAAACTTG CGAACAATTCATACGAACACTGCATACTATGCGGCTCGTAAAGGAACCAGAGCAAAGGCACGCGCGAAGAAAGTTAAAGTGGAAGTGACTAAAGTGGGCTTCATACCCCACAACCAGAGGGGAAGGAA AGAAGTAACACAAGTAAGGGACAGGCATGCAGATGATAGCTACAAACCATTGCCTGTTGATGATGTGTACCTGCTCAAGTACTATAGATGGGTGGTGTACACTGTGGAGGATGCCGTGAAGGCTCACCAAGAGACACACCACCCCACCATGTTCAATGTGCCTGATGCATTGGTTTACGCGAAGATTGAGTTCAACATGGAGGCTGCTAAAAAG aaTAGATACATAGACGGATTTGTGAAGTTGTCTCTCCTGCCACATCCCTTCCCACGTGACGAGGAGCGTACCATCCTTGTGTTTTGCAAAAACCCTGACTTGGCTAGAGACACTGTTGCTGCCGGTGCCACAATGGCTGGTGGTGgtgagataataaaaaaaattcag GACGGTCAAATCAAGCTAAGTGATTATGATTACATAGTGGCACATCCAAACATTCTCACTGAGCTGGTGCCAATCCGTGGTCTCATGAAGAAGAGATTCCCTAATGTACGCAGTGGCACCCTGGATCCGAACCTCACGGAGCTGGTAAAgaagtttgctggtggtatacAGTACCGTTTGATGAAGGATGAAGTACAACCAAATTACGGATGCATTGAAGTGCCTATTGGAAGG CTAAATATGGAGCCAAAACAAATTGCTGATAATGTTGATGTTCTGTTAAAAGATATGCAGTTAATGCGCCCAAGAAGAGATGGTCTATTCATAACaag GTGCCTGATCAAAAGCCCACCATCTaaggaaatttttaaaattgatccCTTTGTATATGTGGATCGTGAATTATCAAAGGAGGTTCAAGAAGATAGTGACGACGAAGACGAACCCGCCGCAGCTGCTTCAAAGGCTTAG
- the LOC115451319 gene encoding uncharacterized protein LOC115451319, translating to MDTINCSLLLISVCALLWGVAGQYEWQIRDAFDEVRGKMDKINAENCYISHLDDLYLPEDSVSHHPDVKDINVNPVFPNRTAMLHLHNMAMNRAFFWSYILQSRFIRPAINDTYDPGMMYYFLSSVADVSANPYINASSIYFSPNMSYTSSYRGFFNKTLPRFAPRAFRADDFNDPVHLQKISTLNTFYVEDLGAFDPSSLSKDYTSEFYRTNEWYKLWLPDRVERRHDTKTTYQVTIRYANNTNETFTFHGPPGNDESPGPVNWTRPYYDCGRLGKWLVAAVSPVADIFPRHTQFRHIEYPTYTAAVVMEMDYDRIDINQCPLSDGNVPPNRFASTARCKETTECEPLHGWGFRRGGYQCRCSPGYRLPNIVRRPYLGEIIERATADQYYNNFDCKKIGWIQRLPVKWERAHPFLRAIYRDRYYEYVNATAGPDALHTERVNVYEVLNFIRGVQPSNCSKYNPTDLFLNGDIAFGAEEQFENQAKMAVRLANFISAFLQVSDPQEVFSGNRVADKPLTEDQMIGETLAIILGDSKIWSAGTYWDRNKFTNRTFFAPFAYKTELNTRKFKVEDLARLNNTDEIYTSKPWFQFLKQRWLTNFDALERFNLEMKLRDDEMGKYLKKNEKYPTFYRAANLKHGHWTQPYYDCNGHLKQWVITYVSPFFGWDNVKVKLEFKGVVAVTMSLMSLDINQCPDKYYVPNAFKGTDKCDRRSSYCVPILGRGFEAGGYKCECLQGYEYPFEDPITYYDGQIVEAEFQNIIADKQTRIDMFKCRLAGAAALQSSFLVLMCLLMVIFKLR from the exons ATGGATACAATAAACTGTAGTTTATTGTTAATATCGGTGTGCGCATTATTGTGGGGTGTGGCCGGCCAGTACGAGTGGCAAATACGTGATGCATTCGACGAAGTACGGGGGAAAATGGACAAGATTAATGCCGAAAACTGTTATATCAGCCATCTTGATGACTTATACTTACCCGAAGATTCGGTTTCGCACCATCCAGACGTGAAAGACATCAACGTAAACCCGGTGTTTCCGAACCGAACCGCGATGCTACACCTACACAATATGGCTATGAACAGGGCGTTCTTCTGGAGTTATATCCTTCAGTCGAGGTTTATACGGCCAGCGATTAACGATACCTACGATCCAGGCATGATGTATTACTTCTTGTCGTCCGTTGCTGACGTTTCCGCCAATCCGTACATAAACGCTAGTTCTATATATTTCTCACCGAATATGTCGTACACATCTTCATACAGAGGTTTCTTCAACAAGACATTACCTAGGTTCGCACCGAGAGCATTCAGAGCTGATGATTTCAACGATCCCGTCCATTTACAAAAGATATCTACGTTGAATACTTTTTATGTGGAAGATTTGGGTGCTTTTGATCCTAGTAGCTTGTCTAAAGATTACACATCAGAGTTTTACCGCACTAATGAGTGGTACAAGCTTTGGTTGCCAGACAGGGTGGAGAGACGACATGACACTAAGACTACCTATCAAGTTACAATTAGATATGCAAATAACACCAATGAGACATTTACGTTCCACGGACCTCCTGGTAATGATGAG TCTCCTGGACCAGTGAACTGGACTCGACCCTATTATGACTGTGGAAGGCTTGGTAAATGGCTTGTGGCAGCTGTATCCCCTGTGGCTGACATATTCCCTCGGCATACGCAGTTCAGACACATTGAGTATCCCAC GTACACAGCTGCAGTGGTCATGGAAATGGATTATGACAGAATAGATATAAATCAGTGTCCACTGAGTGACGGGAATGTTCCACCCAACAGATTTGCATCTACAGCCAGATGTAAAGAGACTACAGAA TGCGAGCCGCTCCACGGCTGGGGGTTCCGCCGCGGCGGGTACCAGTGCCGCTGCAGCCCCGGCTACCGGCTGCCGAACATCGTGCGCCGCCCCTACCTCGGCGAGATCATCGAGCGCGCCACCGCCGACCAGTACTATAACAACTTCGACTGTAAGAAGATTGGAT GGATCCAGCGCCTCCCCGTGAAGTGGGAGCGCGCGCACCCGTTCCTGCGCGCCATCTACCGCGACCGCTACTACGAGTACGTGAACGCGACGGCCGGCCCCGACGCGCTGCACACCGAGCGGGTCAACGTCTACGAGGTGCTCAACTTCATACGCGGGGTGCAGCCGAGTAACTGTTCCAA GTATAATCCGACCGATCTATTCCTGAACGGAGACATTGCTTTCGGCGCCGAGGAACAGTTTGAGAACCAAGCTAAGATGGCTGTGCGTCTTGCCAACTTCATCAGTGCATTCTTACAG gTTTCGGATCCTCAAGAAGTGTTCAGCGGTAATCGTGTTGCGGACAAGCCCCTGACAGAGGATCAAATGATTGGGGAGACTTTGGCCATCATACTGGGAGACTCTAAGATCTGGTCGGCAG GTACATATTGGGACAGAAACAAGTTTACAAACCGGACGTTCTTCGCTCCCTTCGCTTACAAGACCGAACTTAATACTAGGAAGTTCAAAGTGGAAGATTTAGCTCGACTCAATAATACAG ATGAAATATACACAAGTAAACCATGGTTCCAATTTCTGAAACAACGTTGGTTGACGAATTTCGACGCTCTGGAGCGATTCAATCTCGAGATGAAGTTGCGTGATGACGAAATGggtaaatatttgaagaagaaCGAGAAATACCCGACGTTCTACCGCGCGGCGAACTTAAAGCACGGCCATTGGACACAGCCGTACTACGATTGCAATGGACATCTCAAACAATGGGTCATTACATACGTCTCGCCTTTCTTCGGATGGGATAACGTCAAAGTCAAGTTGGAGTTCAA GGGCGTGGTCGCAGTCACGATGTCCCTAATGTCGTTGGACATCAACCAATGTCCAGACAAGTACTACGTGCCGAACGCCTTCAAAGGCACTGACAAATGTGACAGGAGGTCTTCTTAC TGCGTACCGATCCTGGGAAGAGGTTTCGAAGCGGGCGGGTACAAGTGCGAATGTCTCCAAGGGTACGAGTACCCGTTCGAAGACCCCATCACGTACTACGACGGGCAGATCGTCGAAGCAGAGTTCCAAAACATAATAGCGGACAAACAGACACGCATAGACATGTTTAAATGCAGGTTGGCGGGCGCCGCGGCACTACAGAGCAGTTTCCTTGTACTAATGTGCCTTCTAATGGTTATATTTAAGCTCAGGTAA
- the LOC115451318 gene encoding mitochondrial pyruvate carrier 1 codes for MGLVGNLLKQLKSKEFREYLMSTHFWGPVANWGIPLAAIADTRKDPSFISGKMTFALSLYSLMFMRFAWKVQPRNLLLFACHFTNECAQLTQGARFINHHYLQGADKTDIKGKK; via the exons ATGGGTTTAGTGGGAAACCTGTTGAAGCAGCTGAAAAGCAAAGAATTTAGGGAATATTTAATGAG cacCCATTTCTGGGGGCCTGTAGCCAATTGGGGTATACCATTAGCAGCTATTGCAGACACAAGGAAGGATCCTAGCTTTATTAGTGGAAAAATGACATTTG CTCTCTCTCTGTACTCGCTGATGTTCATGCGGTTCGCGTGGAAGGTGCAGCCGCGGAACCTGCTTCTGTTCGCGTGCCACTTCACCAACGAGTGCGCGCAGCTCACACAGGGTGCTCGCTTCATCAACCACCACTACCTACAGGGTGCTGACAAAACtgatataaaaggaaaaaaataa